From Cucumis melo cultivar AY chromosome 1, USDA_Cmelo_AY_1.0, whole genome shotgun sequence, a single genomic window includes:
- the LOC103500492 gene encoding uncharacterized protein LOC103500492, protein MKLAPKVIFLLRDSEGFASALSGALRLNPPSTVTTLDEIFEFSLEDYAIKDQKASGNIVHYLDDKGIYQVSVLILQNYEPPVLACALDVVLSHIAGERSPSSSKAKPTLVVPSIITSSKLKWESKTLTKNDRTVLLYGTQVGPETDISQTMGAKVKKLPSASQIYYEQLACLYHLIHILKIPAFFVVGLTGRSLSNQAAGEEIQILNEMGELLANSLPLSFSREGIVWNPKETSKDVKEPWRALYG, encoded by the exons ATGAAATTAGCTCCAAAAGTAATATTTCTCCTCAGAGATTCTGAGGGTTTTGCCTCAGCCCTTTCCGGAGCTCTTCGCCTCAACCCTCCTTCCACGGTCACCACGCT GGATGAAATTTTCGAGTTCTCCCTCGAGGATTATGCAATCAAGGACCAGAAGGCCTCCGGTAACATCGTTCATTATCTTGATGATAAGGGAATTTATCAG GTTTCAGTATTAATCTTACAAAATTACGAACCTCCAGTCTTGGCGTGTGCTTTAGATGTAGTTCTTTCACACATAGCAGGAGAACGTTCACCCTCTTCTTCTAAAGCGAAACCCACTCTTGTAGTCCCATCTATCATTACATCCTCAAAGCTCAAGTGGGAGAGCAAAACTCTCACCAAAAATGATCGGACTGTTCTTCTGTATGGTACCCAAGTAGGTCCAGAAACAGATATTTCTCAAACGATGGGTGCCAAAGTCAAGAAACTACCATCAGCTTCACAGATCTACTACGAGCAACTAGCCTGTTTATATCACTTGATTCACATCTTGAAGATTCCTGCTTTTTTCGTTGTTGGACTAACAGGTCGTAGTCTTTCCAATCAAGCTGCAGGTGAAGAGATTCAG ATACTGAATGAAATGGGTGAACTTTTAGCAAACTCCTTGCCACTCAGCTTCTCAAGAGAAGGAATTGTTTGGAATCCAAAAGAAACATCAAAAGATGTAAAGGAACCATGGCGTGCGTTATATGGATGA